From a region of the Arachis ipaensis cultivar K30076 chromosome B09, Araip1.1, whole genome shotgun sequence genome:
- the LOC107615806 gene encoding uncharacterized protein LOC107615806 → MHSPIFSHTIAPITTPHTNNAPASQHSDITHDCITRKSERVKKPPAYLKDYHCMTTHTSHSSNVANSNSLYPISQHLSYDKLTPKYKSLSLAITSNQEPSTYEEAEVYMKIPPGLAVSQPGLVCKLQKSLYGFKQASRQWNIKLTQTLVDAGYKQFFYDHSLFIKKQSKSFTAILVYVDDLVLTGNEIGEINSIKQDLDDKFKIKDLGDLKYFLGMEVARSNSGIHIYQRKYTMDLLRDFGYLDCKPLSTPFDYSQKLSKESGTILTDNTVYRQLIGRLLYLTNTRPDISYAVGRLSQFLNCATTSHLQTAFCVLRYLKGRPATGLFFSSTSNMHLTGFADADWATCADTRRSVSGYCFMLGNSLISWKSKKQTTVAKSSAEAEYRSLAVATCEASWLSFFKTVIHDMRKQFFPSSLE, encoded by the coding sequence ATGCACTCACCAATTTTCTCACATACTATTGCACCCATTACCACACCACACACTAACAATGCACCTGCATCACAACACTCTGACATCACACATGACTGCATTACTAGAAAGTCTGAAAGAGTCAAGAAACCGCCTGCTTATTTGAAGGACTATCATTGTATGACAACCCACACATCTCACTCTAGCAACGTTGCCAACTCTAACTCTTTATATCCTATCTCACAACACTTGTCATATGATAAACTAACCCCAAAATATAAGTCACTTTCTCTAGCCATCACCTCAAATCAAGAACCTAGCACTTATGAGGAAGCGGAAGTTTATATGAAGATACCACCCGGTTTGGCTGTGTCACAACCAGGTTTGGTTTGTAAATTGCAAAAATCTCTATATGGGTTTAAGCAAGCAAGCAGGCAATGGAACATTAAGCTCACTCAGACTCTTGTGGATGCTGGTTATAAGCAGTTTTTTTATGATCATTCACTCTTCATCAAGAAACAATCTAAAAGCTTCACTGCCATTCTAGTATATGTTGATGACTTGGTTTTAACCGGGAATGAAATTGGTGAAATCAATTCCATCAAGCAAGATTTGGatgacaaattcaaaataaaagatcTCGGTGATCTCAAATACTTCTTGGGAATGGAAGTAGCACGCTCTAACTCTGGAATTCACATTTATCAGCGGAAGTACACCATGGACCTTCTCAGAGATTTTGGTTATCTAGATTGCAAGCCTCTTTCTACTCCATTTGATTATAGTCAGAAACTCTCAAAGGAATCAGGTACCATTTTAACAGACAACACTGTTTACAGACAGCTCATCGGCCGACTCCTTTACCTCACAAACACTAGACCCGATATCTCTTATGCTGTGGGACGTTTGAGCCAATTTTTGAACTGTGCAACCACTTCTCACCTACAAACTGCTTTTTGTGTACTCCGATATTTAAAAGGCCGACCTGCAACtggtctcttcttctcctctacttCTAATATGCATCTCACTGGATTTGCCGACGCTGACTGGGCTACCTGTGCCGATACTCGTCGCTCCGTTTCCGGTTATTGCTTCATGCTTGGGAACTCGCTCATTAGCtggaagagtaagaagcaaaCCACAGTTGCCAAGTCCTCTGCAGAAGCTGAATATAGGTCTCTTGCTGTTGCCACTTGTGAAGCTAGTTGGTTATCTTTCTTCAAAACTGTCATCCATGACATGCGAAAGCAGTTTTTTCCTTCGAGTTTGGAGTGA